TGCGTATAGTCCTTCGGGTTCCCGGGTGCGATGCATGCCCGTGAATTTGTAAAAGCTAAGCTGAGGTGTGAATTTCCTTATTTCCTCCTGCCAGTTGTGAATAAGGGAAGTAGGCATAACGATCAGTGAGGTGGGGGTCACTGCCTCTCCGTTTTCTTCATTTTCTGTGCTTTCCTGTTCTTCTTCCGGTGTATTGACGTTGTCAAACAAACTTAGCTGGCGGTTATAGGCCTTCTCTTTTTCCGGGAGCCTGGTTTTTGTTCCGGATTTTTTTAAGTTGAGCAACATGGTCAGGGTTTGCACGGTTTTTCCCAAACCCATGTCATCGGCCAGACAACCTCCGAAACAGTGTTTGCTTAATAGGTACATCCATTGATAGCCCTGTAACTGATAAGACCTCAGAATGGGAGACAGCTCTTCGGGAACGGCGATCTCTTCTTTTTGAAAATCTTCGCTGAGATCTTTTAAGCGGTCAAGGTACTGGTGGTTGAATTTGTCCATGCTTTGTTCCAGTAGCTTGAAATGGTATTTGTTGATCAGTAGGTTGTTGCCTTCAATTTTGCCGAATTTAAATAGGTCTGCATAATAGGAAAACCATTCCTCCGGTAAAAGGGCATATTCCCCGGAGGGAAGTTGTATTTCCCGGATTCCCTGAAGAATGTATTTTTTAAATTTGATAAAGGGAAAGCTGTAATTTCCAATCGTTACCTTTGCCTTAATATCAAACCAATCCTGCTTCTCCTCAATCGTTGTCTGAAGCTGAATTTCTTCAAGAGAATAGGTCTTCTCATTAAGCTTCTGTTGTATGGTAAAACCTTCTTTTTCGAGTTCCGGTTTGTGTTTTTTCAGCCAGTCGATCAGATCAAAAAGGAAGTTTTCACGCACCAAATGCCCATTCTTATTTTTTGGCAAAGAGAAAAAGCTGTTGAGGTAATTTTCCAGTCCTTTCTTTCTGAGAAGGGCTACTTTTTTATCTTCCCAGTTTTTATCCCGTATAATCTTAAAGAATTTGTAACGGTCGTCTTGGGCTTCCAAAATGACTTTGTTTTCCTGGCCTTTATTGGCATAGAAATGTTCATTGTTATACCGGAAGGAAAGCAGAAGCGCCGATCTGTAAGAGAGGTCGTAAGTAAGGGTGAGTATGGCTTTTTTCTTTGGTATAAGGGTTTCAATATCGAATCCCTTAGGATTAACCCTGAATTTTTTGATATTTGGCAGGGCAAATGACTCAAACCATTTTTTTTCAAATTTTTTAGGAACAATGATGTAGTCTTTTTTGAAGAAGGGCTCAAGCTTTTTTGCATCGATGTCCTCGAAGGAATATAAAGCGTTATCGATTATCATGCGGCAGGGGTCATGTGAAAGTATCCAGTAAGGTTTGTCCAGCAGATGGATATCCCGGCCACTCTGATTGATTGAGAGATGATAGCGGGTTTCGTTGGTTTGTTTGTCAATGTTGAAAATGGTTTTGGCTTGTTCTTTCATCACCTCTATTTGATTGGTTTTGTTGATGAATTGATATTTGTCCTTGAAGTAGACTTCAATATCTGTTTTTCTCAGTTCATCTACCAACCTGGAATGTTTCCTTTCAATGTAAGGCCTTATCCTTTTTTCAACATCTTCTTGTTTTACAGCCCTGAAGAATTCTTTCGGGGTTTGATGCTTTTTGTTTCCAAATAATTTGTAAAGCTGTTTATCACTATATTCCCGGGCAATGTTAAATATATTTTTCTGATGATCATTCAGGTAGGCTTCATACCTGGAATAGTTCAGCTCGTTCAATTGTGCTTCAATGGGGAAGAAGCCTTTGTTTTCCGTTTTATTTATGATCAGTGGCCTGGCAACAGGACCAAAAGTATTGTCCGGAATTATACCAATGATGAATGTTTCGGTCATAAGTCGAATAAAATGGTTGTCAAAATTAATCATTTAACCCGAATTATTCATAATTCTGACGCTATTGAAAAACCTGGCTTTTTGCTTCATTATTTTTCGCAAAAAGCCGGTTTTTCTAAAGCGGGGTTACCTGCCCGCCTGCGCTAGCTTCGGCGGGCCTGCATCCTTCCCGCAAATCCTCCCGCATTCATAAACTTCACTACGTTTGTTTATAAATAATGCAGGGTAAAATGCAGTGAAAAGGAGAATGATAATGATTTATTAACAATCCGTCCACTCACTACATTTTTTCAATAACTTATGTCAGGAACAATGATTATTTATATCTTTACACAAATTTTAATAAAATTTCCGGAAGAATAATTTTGTCAGTTTATGGGGGTTTTATCCGGAAAATAGATTTTTACCCATTGTAAAATTTATTAATATGTCCCAGATAATAAGGAAACAAGAAATGGCCAGAGGTACGGTGGTCCGGTTTGAAATAGAGGCGCCGCTCATTGCCCGAAAGGCAAAAGCGGGCCATTTTGTTATTGTAAGGGTAAATGAGACGGGAGAGCGGATACCTTTGACCATTGCCGATAAGGATGAATTTACGGGAAGTATTACAATCATTTTTCAGGTGGTGGGAAAGACGACCGCTCTGATGCGTTCGTTGAATGAAGGTGATATCATAAAGGATGTCGTAGGGCCCCTGGGTAATCCTGCGGAGATAGAAAACATGGGAACAGTGTTAATGGTAGGTGGTGGAACGGGTATTGCCATTTTGCATCATGTGACAAAGGCATTTATGGAAGCAGGGAATCATGTTTTGGGCATTATAGGATCGCAGACAAAAGACCTGCTTTTTCTCGAGAATGAAATGAGGAGTTATTGTCATGAACTTACCGTAACAACAGATGATGGCAGTTACGGGGAAAAGGGTTTTGTAACCGATCCGTTGAAGAGATACCTGGAGACCCGCAGCGATATTAAACTGGTATATGCCATCGGGCCTGTTGTGATGATGAAGAATGTATGTAAGCTTACTGAAAAGTATAACATTCCGACCAAGGTAAGCCTGAATACCATTATGATCGATGGTACGGGTATGTGTGGAGGTTGCCGGGTAGATGTAGGCAATCAGACCCAATTCTGCTGTGTCGATGGTCCCGATTTCGACGGGCATGCAGTAGATTTTGAGGAGCTTGAAAATCGGAATGCCCTGTACACAAAGCAAGAGCAGGAATCCTTGCTGTTTTCAATCCACCAGAACAATAAAGAGGGATAGGTTTATAGATTCCTCACATATTGTCAGAACCCCAATTGTAACAATAAATACTGCTATATGGAAATTCAACATAAAAAAAGCTTAAGAAAACACACTTACCTGAAAGCTTATTGTCCGCATTGCAAAAGAAATTTAAATGCAGGAAAATCTGAAGAGAGGAAACTGAAGTTGAAAGCCATATATAAACAAGAAGAGATCAGTCTCCAATCAAGCCCCTATCTTGAAGATTTTGATTTGAAAGCCTCTTTCACCGTCGATAAAGGAGAGGTTTTTGATGATATTTTTTGCCCTCTATGTGGTGCAAGTTTGGTGCGTTCTGATATTCATTGCAGGGAGTGCGGAAATCAGGGAGCAGAAATCATTATCGCAGCAGACGAGAAACTGATACCTTTCTATATATGTCTGGGAAACGGGTGTGAATGGCACGGTCTTTCAAAAGCGGATGAAAGAAAGATCAGGAAGATTCCCAGGCAGGATATGCCTGAGCAGGATGAGCTATTAAGGGTAAATAATTTTGAGGAAGTTCCTTATGGATATACCTCTGAGCTTGCTATGCTGGAGGCTGAAAGATGTATTCAATGCAAGAACCCCAAATGTGTGGAGGGCTGTCCTGTTAATGTGGATATTCCCGGATTCATCTCCCTTGTAGCCGGAGGAGAATTTAATGAGGCGGCCAAATTGATCAAGAGGGATAATATATTGCCTGCCATTTGTGGCCGGGTTTGTCCTCAGGAAGATCAATGTGAGGCCCTTTGTATTATGGGTAAAAAGGGTGAGCCTGTGGCTATTGGCAGACTTGAAAGGTTCGTTGCAGATTATGAAAGGGAAAAGGACCTTGTAAAAAAACCGGTTATTGAAGGAAATAACGGAAAAGGGATAGCCATAGTGGGATCGGGACCTGCCGGGCTTACAGCAGCAGCCGATCTTAGGAAACGGGGTTATTCGGTAACCGTTTATGAAGCTTTACATGAAACGGGAGGTGTTCTAACTTATGGAATACCCGAATTCCGACTGCCTAAATCCGTTGTTCAGTTCGAGATTGACTATTTGAAGGGAATGGGTTGCCGGATTGAGGTAGATCATGTTATAGGGGCTACCATCACTGTAGATGAACTGCTGGAACAGTATGATGCTGTGTTTGTTGGTGTGGGAGCTGGTTTGCCTAAGTTTATGAGGATAGAAGGAGAAAATTTGGGAAATGTTTTTTCAGCAAATGAGTATCTTACCCGGATGAATTTAATGAAAGCCTATAAATTTCCGGATTATGACACGCCTATGCCCCTTGGCAATAATATTGTGGTCATTGGTGGAGGCAATGTTGCTATGGATAGTGCAAGAACCGCCATTCGATCCGGTGCAAAAGAGGTCACCATTGTTTACCGGAGGTCCAGGGAGGAAATGCCCGCCAGGGAGGAAGAAATACATCATGCCGAAGAGGAGGGCGTTAAATTCCGTCTGTTAACAAGCCCGGTACGTTATATAGGTACAGATTACAAAACGGTAAAAGGTGTGGAATGTATGGAAATGCAACTGGGTGAACCCGATGAATCGGGCAGGAGAAGACCTGTGCCCATAGAAGGTTCTAACTATACAATAGATTGTGATGTGGCTATCGTTGCCATAGGTACAGAAGCCAATCCGACAATATTCAAGTCAACTCCTGATATTGAGAGAAACAAGTGGGGCTACATCAAAACGGATACCCAAACCAATGAAACCACAAAGGAATTCGTATATGCCGGAGGCGATATTGTTACCGGATCGGCTACCGTAATCGAGGCAATGGGTGCCGGCAGGCTTGCTGCGAACGCTATGCATCAAAAACTCTCTGAACTTTCCGTGCACAGTGAGTGAAAGGAATCGTATGAGGGTGAAATTTTTGATTGATTTCAGTAAGGAATATTTTCGTTAACAAAAATG
This region of Bacteroidales bacterium genomic DNA includes:
- a CDS encoding sulfide/dihydroorotate dehydrogenase-like FAD/NAD-binding protein, producing MSQIIRKQEMARGTVVRFEIEAPLIARKAKAGHFVIVRVNETGERIPLTIADKDEFTGSITIIFQVVGKTTALMRSLNEGDIIKDVVGPLGNPAEIENMGTVLMVGGGTGIAILHHVTKAFMEAGNHVLGIIGSQTKDLLFLENEMRSYCHELTVTTDDGSYGEKGFVTDPLKRYLETRSDIKLVYAIGPVVMMKNVCKLTEKYNIPTKVSLNTIMIDGTGMCGGCRVDVGNQTQFCCVDGPDFDGHAVDFEELENRNALYTKQEQESLLFSIHQNNKEG
- the gltA gene encoding NADPH-dependent glutamate synthase, coding for MPEQDELLRVNNFEEVPYGYTSELAMLEAERCIQCKNPKCVEGCPVNVDIPGFISLVAGGEFNEAAKLIKRDNILPAICGRVCPQEDQCEALCIMGKKGEPVAIGRLERFVADYEREKDLVKKPVIEGNNGKGIAIVGSGPAGLTAAADLRKRGYSVTVYEALHETGGVLTYGIPEFRLPKSVVQFEIDYLKGMGCRIEVDHVIGATITVDELLEQYDAVFVGVGAGLPKFMRIEGENLGNVFSANEYLTRMNLMKAYKFPDYDTPMPLGNNIVVIGGGNVAMDSARTAIRSGAKEVTIVYRRSREEMPAREEEIHHAEEEGVKFRLLTSPVRYIGTDYKTVKGVECMEMQLGEPDESGRRRPVPIEGSNYTIDCDVAIVAIGTEANPTIFKSTPDIERNKWGYIKTDTQTNETTKEFVYAGGDIVTGSATVIEAMGAGRLAANAMHQKLSELSVHSE